The Corallococcus silvisoli genome contains the following window.
TGATGTCCTCGTGCTCCGCGGCACGCACCGCGCCCGGGATGAAGCGGTCCTTCAGCGGCGGGTAGTGGATGAGCCGCAGCACGGAGTTGCCGTCCACCGTCATGTCGCTGAACGTGTTTCGCGCGATGCCCAGATAGTCAGCGAGCGCCTGGAGCATCACCGTCGCCGCGTCGTCCAGCTCGCGGTAGAGCGTCAGCGTGTGGTCGCGGAAGGTGGGCACCTCCTCCGGCCAGACGTTGGCGCCGTAGTCGTCGCGGTAGGGGTGGCCCGCGGGCAGCTCGCGGCCCACGTGCCAGAACTCCTTCATGTCCCCCACCTTGCGGTTCTTCGCGTGCTCCTGGCCGAACGCCATGAAGCCGCGCTGGCCCGGGCGCTCCGGCACCGCGTAGCGAGTCTTGGTGGACTCCGGCAGTTGGAAGAAGCGCTCCACGTCCGCGTACGTGCGGCGGATGAGCGCGTCTTCGATGCCGTGTCCTTCCACGGTCACGAAGCCGAACTCCTTGAGCGCGTCGCCAAAGACCTGGACGAAGCGGGCCCGCTCCTCGGGAGTTCCGGAGCGGTAGTGGGACAGGTTCACGGTGGGAATGCGTCGGGCCGAGCGGGACATGCGCGCATCCTATCCGCGTGACACCTTCCTGACACGTCGCAGTCCGCCGCCCAACCGTCACCCCGGCCCCGGGGCGGGGGACCCTCCTCACTTTGCGACAACCACCCTTGTCGGCAGTGGATGCGGGGCTTACCGGATGTGCAGATTGGACAGGGAATTAGGCCAGGGGGGCGGTATGGCCGAGGTCGTGAGGAGCGAGCGCACGTGTTCTGCGTGCGGGCGGAGACATGGCGAGGAGACGTCGTGCGACACGCTCGTCCGGGAGGCGGGTGACGGCGTGGGCGGTGCTGGGGCGGAGCCGGTGGCCCCGTCGATGGTGGAGGAGGTGGATCCGCTGCTGGGGACGCAGATGGGCAGTTTCCGGCTGGTGCGCCGGGTGGGCCGGGGCGGGATGGGCTCTGTCTACCTGGGCGAGCACGTGTCCATTGGCAGCCGGGTGGCGGTGAAGGTGCTGCATGAGCACCTGACGCGCTACCCGGAGCTGGTGCAGCGCTTCCACGCCGAGGCCCGCGCGGTGAACCTCATCGGGCACGAGAACATCGTCAGCATCTTCGACCTCAACGCCGCGGCGCCCAGGCCGTACCTCATCATGGAGTTCCTGGAGGGCGCGCCGCTGTCGGCCTGGGTGGGGACGCCCCTGTCGGCGGGGGCGGTGGTGCCCATGCTGG
Protein-coding sequences here:
- a CDS encoding isopenicillin N synthase family dioxygenase encodes the protein MSRSARRIPTVNLSHYRSGTPEERARFVQVFGDALKEFGFVTVEGHGIEDALIRRTYADVERFFQLPESTKTRYAVPERPGQRGFMAFGQEHAKNRKVGDMKEFWHVGRELPAGHPYRDDYGANVWPEEVPTFRDHTLTLYRELDDAATVMLQALADYLGIARNTFSDMTVDGNSVLRLIHYPPLKDRFIPGAVRAAEHEDINFITLLCEGTSGGLELLTRDGEWIPVDTLRGQIVVDSGDMLSRVMNGTIPSTTHRVVNPPSTEQDTVRYSMPFFVHPFSDCVLKPLPQTETPDNPARHPPITADAFLKQRLRELGFLK